A single Trichocoleus desertorum ATA4-8-CV12 DNA region contains:
- a CDS encoding nuclear transport factor 2 family protein — protein sequence MSNELLLGMATQLSSLIDRESIRGVLYDYCRAVDRGDMALMKACYHEDATDDHGFFVGRAWDFVEYVLPILAQLELSIHSLSNPNIRLDGDCAYVETQWSVIHRLKRFGKMTDMWHQGRYLDEFERRDGAWKIRRRVTVHDAERWIDTADLQRLVPDTNPHKVFQGRRGPSDPVYKLDRLATLARPTFRLEELWRPLKQALCIPKSLVHWVGGAMQRRSHGHAEK from the coding sequence ATGTCTAACGAATTGCTATTGGGAATGGCCACGCAGCTGAGTTCACTGATAGACCGGGAGTCCATTCGAGGAGTTCTCTACGACTATTGCAGGGCTGTCGACAGGGGTGATATGGCCTTGATGAAGGCGTGTTATCACGAAGATGCAACGGACGACCATGGCTTCTTTGTGGGACGGGCGTGGGATTTCGTTGAGTACGTCCTTCCGATTCTGGCGCAGCTAGAACTCAGTATTCATTCACTGTCCAATCCAAACATACGCTTAGATGGTGATTGCGCTTACGTTGAGACGCAGTGGTCTGTAATTCACCGGCTGAAGCGATTCGGAAAGATGACCGACATGTGGCACCAAGGTCGCTATCTCGATGAGTTCGAGCGACGCGACGGAGCATGGAAAATTCGGCGCAGGGTCACAGTGCACGACGCTGAGAGATGGATCGATACCGCTGACCTTCAGCGCTTGGTGCCGGATACCAACCCCCACAAGGTCTTTCAAGGACGACGAGGGCCTTCTGATCCCGTTTACAAACTGGATCGTCTGGCGACTCTTGCGCGTCCTACCTTCAGGTTGGAAGAACTGTGGCGTCCACTAAAGCAGGCCCTGTGTATTCCGAAGTCTTTGGTGCATTGGGTCGGCGGTGCGATGCAGAGACGGTCCCATGGTCATGCGGAGAAGTGA
- a CDS encoding cupin domain-containing protein: protein MNAFKSINLAGALDAFDSYWHPHVVTQFNGHDIMVVKVKGEFVWHSHKDTDDFFLVLKGRIVIDLREGPVTLGPGELFIVPKGLEHRPRAEEEAHLLLIEPAGTPNTGNAETAAPRRTVTSNVSLSN from the coding sequence ATGAACGCATTTAAATCGATAAACCTTGCTGGCGCGCTGGACGCCTTTGACAGCTATTGGCATCCTCACGTCGTCACTCAGTTCAACGGCCACGACATTATGGTCGTGAAAGTAAAAGGCGAGTTCGTATGGCATTCGCATAAGGACACTGATGACTTTTTTCTCGTGCTGAAAGGCCGGATAGTGATAGATCTCAGAGAAGGTCCTGTCACGCTTGGCCCAGGTGAGCTTTTCATTGTCCCAAAGGGTTTAGAGCATCGCCCCCGGGCGGAGGAAGAAGCACATCTGCTGTTGATCGAACCCGCAGGCACGCCAAACACGGGGAATGCGGAGACAGCAGCCCCCCGGCGTACAGTGACTTCTAACGTAAGCCTTTCGAACTGA
- a CDS encoding alpha/beta hydrolase: MTQLNRRSVLVHSANAALVLGAAGALHTNAFANTAAAPKPVRNGVLEVPGARLYYETVGSGSPLLLIPGGNGTAHIMGPIMQILGEHFTVITFDRRGFARSQLVGEQDYSRRLQTDADDALQLIKRVAGAPAAVFGPSSGAIVALQALTQGPGSINKVIAFEPPATKEMPSFAEGKQLLQLMYDTYAIYKKSGIAPAFDLFNTSMPPETVEHFKRMRDPNNPQSRAAIEYWMEHELREYTAVDFDHAKLKANAARIVMAAGTASRGFPLHSLSENLAKKIGATFVEIPGAHTGYAVRSAEFGPAILSILGAGK; the protein is encoded by the coding sequence ATGACCCAACTGAATCGACGATCAGTTCTTGTTCATTCTGCCAACGCGGCGCTCGTACTCGGAGCTGCCGGGGCCTTGCACACCAATGCTTTCGCCAACACAGCAGCCGCACCCAAGCCTGTGCGCAATGGTGTGCTGGAGGTACCGGGTGCCCGTCTCTACTATGAAACTGTAGGAAGCGGATCGCCTCTCCTGCTAATCCCAGGCGGCAACGGAACGGCACACATCATGGGGCCGATCATGCAGATCCTCGGCGAACATTTCACCGTCATCACGTTCGATCGAAGAGGCTTTGCACGCAGCCAGCTTGTCGGTGAACAGGACTATTCGCGTCGTCTGCAAACGGACGCAGATGATGCGCTCCAGCTGATCAAGCGTGTTGCAGGTGCACCGGCTGCCGTTTTCGGTCCAAGTTCGGGCGCGATTGTTGCATTGCAGGCGCTGACCCAGGGGCCCGGTTCGATTAACAAGGTCATCGCTTTCGAGCCCCCCGCCACAAAAGAAATGCCGTCGTTTGCTGAAGGCAAGCAACTCCTCCAGTTGATGTACGACACATACGCGATCTACAAAAAATCGGGCATCGCTCCGGCGTTCGACCTGTTCAACACTAGCATGCCGCCTGAAACCGTTGAGCACTTTAAACGCATGCGCGACCCGAACAACCCTCAGTCCCGAGCCGCCATTGAATACTGGATGGAGCACGAGCTCCGTGAGTACACAGCCGTCGACTTTGATCACGCCAAGCTGAAGGCCAATGCAGCTCGCATCGTGATGGCCGCCGGCACGGCCTCGCGCGGATTTCCCCTGCACTCCTTGAGTGAGAACCTCGCCAAAAAAATTGGCGCCACGTTCGTGGAGATCCCTGGCGCCCATACTGGCTACGCTGTTCGTAGCGCTGAGTTCGGACCGGCGATTCTGAGCATTTTGGGTGCCGGTAAATAG
- a CDS encoding TetR family transcriptional regulator, giving the protein MTLADVKAPQRRLPLVDASGIHEMTNPLPRNAERSRAAIATAARALFAERGYELTTVRDIAARAQLDPALVMRYFGNKEGLFAEVIDLDLKLPDLRESDSSKAGKLLVQHFLDIWEGEQGIGGLPILLRSASSNERAAQKLRETFATQVAPVLLQVGAKDNAVARVGLITSQMLGLALCRYVLKLPPVVTLPKDVIIEEVGATVQRYLSEALQ; this is encoded by the coding sequence ATGACCTTGGCGGACGTGAAGGCGCCACAACGAAGGCTTCCCCTCGTTGATGCATCTGGTATCCATGAAATGACAAACCCACTACCTAGAAACGCTGAGCGAAGCCGTGCAGCTATCGCAACGGCGGCCCGCGCTCTGTTTGCCGAACGTGGCTACGAGTTGACAACCGTCCGTGACATTGCCGCTCGTGCCCAATTGGATCCTGCTCTGGTGATGCGTTACTTTGGGAACAAGGAGGGTTTGTTTGCTGAGGTAATCGATCTGGACCTGAAGCTACCTGACCTGCGCGAGTCAGACTCTTCCAAAGCGGGGAAGTTGCTCGTTCAACATTTTTTAGATATCTGGGAAGGGGAGCAGGGAATAGGGGGGCTTCCGATTCTTTTACGCTCCGCATCTTCCAACGAGCGGGCGGCTCAAAAGTTACGAGAGACCTTTGCGACGCAGGTGGCTCCAGTGCTCCTGCAGGTTGGCGCCAAAGACAACGCCGTCGCGCGTGTAGGCTTGATCACGTCTCAAATGCTCGGCTTGGCCCTATGCCGCTATGTCTTGAAACTGCCTCCCGTGGTGACGCTACCTAAAGACGTGATCATTGAGGAGGTCGGCGCCACTGTTCAGCGCTATCTGAGCGAGGCGCTTCAATAG